A region from the Branchiostoma floridae strain S238N-H82 chromosome 9, Bfl_VNyyK, whole genome shotgun sequence genome encodes:
- the LOC118423411 gene encoding transmembrane protein 272-like produces MATVSDVESGKGGMPLSDLTAASSTDVRPKFGGATEYLDDAPPSYASIIEQIKKAREESEGNVEFGKNASTAVAGSKGCTFCTAVLMVVPVAMIAMGALSVYLQDCPIQRMIPIYLLVFGCFYLLKSLISLFERCRNHWDNESEKNAKPNPVEGLITCFLFAWFIAGNYWIYSVYNTVNSTDPLDPNYCQPILYQFAFWVTTAMYMVAGLFVLVTVCCCCTVCCMISKGSTKKGAMS; encoded by the coding sequence ATGGCGACGGTAAGCGATGTAGAATCTGGCAAAGGTGGGATGCCTCTCTCCGATCTTACAGCGGCGAGTTCAACCGACGTGCGGCCGAAATTCGGCGGAGCTACCGAATACCTGGACGACGCCCCTCCTTCGTATGCCTCCATTATTGAACAGATCAAGAAAGCCAGAGAAGAATCTGAGGGAAATGTGGAATTCGGGAAGAATGCGTCCACGGCGGTAGCAGGGAGTAAAGGCTGCACGTTTTGTACGGCTGTGTTGATGGTTGTACCGGTGGCCATGATCGCTATGGGAGCGCTAAGCGTGTATCTACAAGACTGTCCCATCCAGCGCATGATACCCATCTACCTGCTCGTCTTCGGCTGTTTCTATCTCCTGAAGAGTCTCATCTCTCTGTTTGAGAGATGCCGCAACCACTGGGACAACGAGAGCGAGAAGAACGCCAAGCCCAACCCAGTAGAAGGGCTCATCACCTGCTTCCTCTTCGCTTGGTTCATCGCCGGGAACTATTGGATCTACTCTGTGTACAACACCGTGAATTCAACCGACCCTTTGGACCCGAACTACTGCCAGCCTATCCTGTATCAGTTCGCCTTCTGGGTGACCACGGCTATGTATATGGTAGCCGGACTTTTCGTTCTAGTGACAGTCTGTTGTTGCTGTACAGTCTGTTGTATGATTTCTAAGGGTTCGACAAAAAAAGGTGCAATGTCATAA
- the LOC118423410 gene encoding transmembrane protein 272-like, giving the protein MATEKDVESGEGGVPLSDLPTTTTEEPPKYTPTENTAGDAPPPSYASILEQIKAAREESDGNVEFGKKASTAVAGSKGCTVCGALLMVVPVAMIAVGALSVHKQDCPIQRMIPIYLLVFGCFYLVKSLISLAERCRNHRDNESEKNAKPNPVEGVLTCFLFGWFIAGNYWIYSVYTTVNLTDPTSAMYCQPSMYQFAFWVTTIVYIMAALCVLFFCCGCFAICCCAKGKGSKDEYTVS; this is encoded by the coding sequence ATGGCGACCGAAAAAGACGTCGAATCCGGCGAGGGTGGTGTGCCTCTTTCCGATCTCCCCACTACCACCACAGAAGAGCCGCCAAAATACACCCCGACAGAAAACACAGCCGGCGACGCTCCTCCTCCTTCATACGCTTCCATCTTAGAGCAAATCAAGGCGGCAAGAGAAGAATCGGACGGAAATGTCGAGTTCGGGAAGAAGGCTTCGACGGCAGTAGCGGGCAGCAAGGGGTGCACAGTATGCGGGGCGCTGCTCATGGTTGTACCGGTGGCTATGATTGCTGTTGGCGCGCTGAGCGTTCACAAACAAGACTGCCCCATCCAGCGCATGATACCCATCTACCTGCTCGTCTTCGGCTGTTTTTACCTGGTGAAGAGTCTCATCTCGCTCGCCGAGCGATGCCGCAACCACCGAGACAACGAGAGCGAGAAGAACGCCAAGCCCAACCCGGTAGAAGGCGTGCTCACCTGCTTCCTCTTCGGTTGGTTCATCGCTGGGAACTATTGGATCTACTCCGTGTACACGACAGTGAATCTGACGGACCCGACCAGTGCTATGTACTGTCAACCTTCCATGTACCAGTTCGCCTTCTGGGTGACTACAATTGTGTACATCATGGCAGCTCTTTGTGTTCTGTTTTTCTGTTGTGGATGTTTTGCTATATGCTGTTGTGCCAAGGGCAAGGGTTCAAAAGACGAGTATACAGTATCGTAA
- the LOC118423412 gene encoding transmembrane protein 272-like: MSTEKDVEALASNFDTEEPPSYGTVDNKTDAGPPSYSSLYGEIKKASEESDGNVDFAKKASALIAGSVGCTIGIGFMLALPIAYIVIGAVYLHDCTIQRMIPIYLIVMGSFSAAKNIMSLGERFRNHRENETEKNAKPNPLDGLLGCFILAWFIAGNVWIYSVYTTVNMKDATDANYCQPTLYLFAFWATTVTYIFLGVMMCCCCCAAVVFGSAAARSEQS; the protein is encoded by the coding sequence ATGTCGACCGAGAAAGACGTCGAGGCACTCGCTTCCAACTTCGACACCGAAGAACCACCCTCCTACGGCACCGTCGACAACAAAACCGACGCAGGCCCTCCCTCATATTCCTCGCTGTATGGGGAAATCAAAAAGGCTAGCGAAGAATCCGATGGAAACGTGGACTTCGCTAAGAAGGCATCAGCCCTCATAGCAGGCAGCGTCGGCTGTACTATAGGTATAGGGTTCATGCTAGCCCTCCCAATCGCTTATATAGTGATCGGAGCGGTGTACCTACACGACTGCACGATCCAGCGCATGATCCCGATCTATCTGATCGTCATGGGATCTTTCTCGGCCGCCAAGAACATCATGTCGCTCGGGGAGAGGTTCCGCAACCACCGAGAGAATGAGACCGAGAAGAACGCCAAGCCGAACCCCCTGGACGGTCTCCTTGGATGTTTCATCCTCGCTTGGTTCATCGCTGGAAACGTGTGGATCTACTCCGTGTACACGACCGTGAACATGAAGGATGCGACCGATGCCAACTACTGCCAGCCTACGCTGTATCTGTTCGCTTTTTGGGCTACCACGGTTACCTACATATTCCTTGGGGTCATGATGTGCTGTTGCTGCTGTGCTGCAGTCGTATTCGGATCCGCAGCTGCAAGATCTGAACAATCGTAG
- the LOC118423403 gene encoding uncharacterized protein LOC118423403: MAGMLQTMLPDLTGEGHYGQVTLDTWFDRLMKALTVWLPFLVSGTLFVGEISGQPQNVICHPPSNFSIPQANYLNAFCKESLVSEQMTLLFQHFVLLSGLLMYIPHFLWKMMLGTKLASQITFATKEVEDTFRRLCDLAALQSKIDKKDDLSEDQKNEEKRVARNQTIQSLSVLKSFVKSLADSEKLWKFQIAKVISLVIFALVCLVYLILFDITSQKDNTFVCGTKIRPSNSTEGDDHTESVCKVTGVRQLYFLSILLSISFCIAASLPILFTLYTKLSNYNFYAYLLIKIARLAEPITGENVEVSPVPKAFSDFAIVGRLCGENRHLIPSLHTIINIAALQYTLTAEQLQGALSSETGRGGGKNAMITGEKNVWVDFASGAGNTIHVHNEDSRLHSTDRHNDDDFVMRNRRHPTRDIVQPVQVQAEDEYSQDPVITSSQKETVKTIVHRPMKPESFYTTDKIRVKTLAEDETTPMALYSSGSRFSSSEVTVKAFQSEDESVLPTARNSESDSGTISTTRHGSVEEEAMPTSEGEEEEQNLLSERESTV; this comes from the exons ATGGCTGGAATGTTGCAGACAATGCTCCCTGACCTTACCGGAGAAGGTCATTACGGTCAGGTTACGTTAGACACGTGGTTTGACAGACTCATGAAGGCTCTGACTGTCTGGTTGCCATTCTTGGTGTCTGGGACGCTGTTTGTTGGTGAGATCAGCG GTCAACCTCAGAACGTCATTTGCCACCCTCCGTCGAACTTCAGTATTCCACAAGCTAACTATCTTAACGCATTCTGTAAGGAAAGCCTTGTTTCGGAACAAATGACCTTActtttccaacattttgtgttattGTCTGGGTTACTCATGTACATTCCACATTTTCTGTGGAAGATGATGCTGGGCACAAAACTTGCTTCGCAAATAACTTTCGCAACTAAAGAAGTGGAGGACACATTCAGAAGGTTATGTGACCTAGCTGCCTTGCAGAgtaaaattgacaaaaaagatGATCTATCGGAAGATCAAAAGAACGAAGAGAAAAGAGTTGCCCGAAATCAGACAATACAGTCTCTTTCAGTCCTTAAATCTTTCGTTAAAAGTCTTGCTGATTCTGAAAAGCTATGGAAATTCCAAATAGCAAAAGTCATATCTTTAGTCATCTTTGCTCTTGTTTGTTTAGTGTACCTTATATTGTTTGACATAACATCACAAAAGGATAACACTTTTGTTTGTGGTACAAAAATCCGACCCAGCAACAGTACAGAGGGCGATGATCATACAGAATCTGTCTGCAAAGTCACTGGAGTAAGACAATTATATTTCTTGTCTATTCTTTTGTCAATATCATTCTGTATTGCCGCCTCATTGCCTATACTCTTTACCTTGTATACCAAGTTGTCCAATTACAATTTTTACGCCTATCTTCTCATAAAAATCGCTCGTCTAGCAGAGCCTATAACTGGAGAAAACGTCGAAGTATCGCCCGTACCAAAAGCATTCAGTGACTTTGCCATCGTGGGGCGCCTTTGTGGGGAGAACAGGCACCTCATACCAAGTCTACACACGATCATAAACATCGCAGCGCTGCAATACACGCTTACTGCAGAACAACTGCAGGGGGCGCTGTCGTCAGAGACCGGCCGTGGCGGAGGAAAGAACGCCATGATCACCGGTGAGAAGAATGTCTGGGTCGACTTTGCAAGTGGCGCAGGCAACACCATTCACGTGCACAACGAGGATAGCAGACTACATTCAACAGACCGCCATAACGATGACGATTTTG TCATGCGAAATCGTCGTCATCCCACCCGAGATATCGTCCAGCCGGTACAGGTACAGGCCGAAGATGAGTATTCACAAGATCCCGTTATAACAAGCTCTCAGAAAGAGACAGTCAAGACAATAGTACATCGACCTATGAAGCCTGAGAGCTTTTACACAACAGACAAGATAAGAGTAAAGACTTTAGCAGAAGACGAGACAACGCCAATGGCGCTTTATAGCAGTGGCAGCCGCTTCTCATCTTCAGAGGTAACGGTTAAGGCTTTCCAGTCGGAAGATGAGTCAGTGCTACCAACAGCCAGAAACAGTGAGAGTGATTCGGGAACAATAAGTACAACAAGGCATGGTTCTGTCGAGGAGGAGGCCATGCCAACGTCTGAAGGCGAGGAGGAAGAACAGAACCTGTTATCTGAGCGAGAATCTACTGTTTAG